GAAATTTACGGCAACTCTCAAGGCCCTGGTCGAGGTACAAGGCCCCCAGAAAGGCCTCAAAGCTATCTGCTTGGAGATTGGTGTTCGATTCCCCCTTTTCTCTCTCTCCTCGGCCCAGAAGCAAAAATTCAGGGAATCTGTAGAATCTGGCAAGTTTGGCAATCGCAGGAGCCGAGACCATTTTACTTTTGAGTTTGGCTAGTTTTCCTTCTTTTCCTTTGGGAAGAGACTGGTATAAAAATTCGGCAGCAAGGATACCAAGAACCGAATCTCCTAAAAATTCTAAACGTTCATTATCGGAAAGATAACGATCCGAGTCTTCGTTTGCGAATGACCTATGAACAAATGCTAGGTGGAGAAGGGAAATATCTTTAAAATGAGTATTGGTAAGAGATTGAAGTTCTTTGAGAGAGGAAATTCTTTCGGGAGGAAGTTTGATACGAATGAAGTCGGACAAGGTAAAAGATCCGGGTTCCTCTATTCAAGGAACCCGGTTTTTGGATTGGGAATTACCCCTTAAGTTTATCGATGAATTTAATTACATCGCCTACGGTTTGGATTTTTTCTGCGTCTTCATCAGAAATCTCCACACCAAACTCTTCTTCAAGAGCCATAACTAGTTCAACTGTATCAAGAGAGTCAGCACCAAGATCATTGATGAAGTGAGCTTCAGGTGTAACTTCTGATTCATCAACACCAAGTTGTTCTACGATGATTGACTTAATTTTTTCGAAATCTGCCATTTTATATCCTCCAGGCCACTGTTAATCAGTGGGGCAAGTGTTAAATCGTTTTCCGCTAGGTATATATGTACGCCTAGCGTTTTTTTAAAATGAAATTGTCGGAATTTTTGGCAAGTCTAAATAGATTATTTTCCTCTTGAAACCTTTGACATCATTCTAACATCACCTAACGTAAATTACACAAACCCAATTGGGAACGTTTTGCACAGAAAATAGCGATAAGCGGACAAACTCAGTCGCAATTCCAAAATCCTGGGCGGATTTCCAATCGATTGATCTATTTTAACGGATTTATATTCTGTTATAACAGAACGATCTTTCCCTTTCGATCCCGATTTATGCAATCAATTCCAAGATTATATTTAAAGGAGAACTCCATGAATCAAAAATGGATCCGATCACTCACAACTGTCTCCTACTTTCCTTCTCTATTTCGTGTGCAGAAAAGAGAGAAGAGAACAACACATTACTCGCAGGCCTCCTTCTCTTTGCCGCAAATCAAATCAAGGTTAACACTGCTGCCGATTTGGTGAACGAATCAGCAGCCGATTACAACCAAAACAATTGGGACTCATCACTCCGCAAACTTTGGCACGATTTCAAAGTAACTGGCAGGCAAACAAACCAAACCACATTACAGGAAACCTCATCATCCTACAAACCGACGCAGCAGATCGTGTTGCTGGTGGTGCCACTTCCCCATACGTGGCAGAAAATCCAAGCCAAGGTGTTTATGTTTACCTTTTGGATGATTACAAACCAGTAGATTTGCCAAGTGGTGGATTTCGTTTCAACCAAACAAGAGACACTGGACTTTTCTCCAACTCCGTTCGTTACCAAGCCAATGGTGTTTTTGTAGATGATTGGTTAAAAACATTTGGGATCAATCTTTCCAAAGACTTAGTTGTATTCGCTGTGGGGACAGGTAACGGGATTTCCGGCGGAGCTTATCCAGCTAAGGCAGTCGGAGCTGGTGCCCCTTCCGCATCGGCAGGAAATCAAACTTTTGTTCCATTCGAAGGAAGTATTAAATCCTCCAAAACTTTTCCTTGGGCAGACCTTCTGAAAGACAATGCGGATGGATATGAGTTCTTAGACAAAGCAGCGATCAAAACTCTTTTCGATACAACTCGTGCTGTTTACACACCTGGAACCACAATTGTCAGTCAATGCCGTACCAATTTCGAAGCACAAGTGAATGGATTTGCCGGGAGACATTCTTTTTGAAAATCCCTTTGCAAGAATGTTTTTCCCTTTCAGTTTGTCTATATGGCAAGGAACGAAAAAGAAGAATCCATCCAGATTGGATTTCGAGAAACGATTACCCTAATCATACCTTATTTTCAAAAAAAACTTTGGGGCCAGATCAAAGCAGTGATCTGGATTGTTTTATACCTTACACTCTTTCAGTTATTTGTTTTAAGAATTCCTATCAAAGAAGCCGGACTCATTACCTTTGGAATTTCTGCTGTTGTCCTTGGACTCACTTTCTTTTTAGAAGGATTGTTTCTTGGACTGATGCCCTTGGGTGAGGCCTTGGGACTTCGATTGCCCCAAAAATTAGGTATCTTTAGTATCATGTTATTTTCTGTTCTCATGGGAGTGGGGGCAACTCTTGCGGAGCCGGCTATCTCCATTTTAAGAGCATGCGGTAGCAAAGTCGCTCCTTGGGATGCACCTCTACTCTATTTTTTACTCAATGAAGGTTCCCTATATCTTTATTTCTCCATAGCAATTGGAGTCGGGGTCTCGGTGGTTTTTGGGATGTTACGTTTTTTATTCGGATTTTCCTTAACGAAAATCCTTGTGCCGACCGTATTTCTACTATTAGGTGTAAGTATTTACGCTTACTTCGATGAGAACTTACAATTTATCTCCGGACTTGCTTGGGA
The sequence above is drawn from the Leptospira sp. WS4.C2 genome and encodes:
- the acpP gene encoding acyl carrier protein: MADFEKIKSIIVEQLGVDESEVTPEAHFINDLGADSLDTVELVMALEEEFGVEISDEDAEKIQTVGDVIKFIDKLKG
- the rnc gene encoding ribonuclease III is translated as MSDFIRIKLPPERISSLKELQSLTNTHFKDISLLHLAFVHRSFANEDSDRYLSDNERLEFLGDSVLGILAAEFLYQSLPKGKEGKLAKLKSKMVSAPAIAKLARFYRFPEFLLLGRGEREKGESNTNLQADSFEAFLGALYLDQGLESCRKFLTPHFQIMEKGVEDAEETKDYKTILQEFCQKKWKKLPEYSVMKEEGPDHDKEFLVSVGCENHFQTSGDGKNKRRAEQMAAKAALRFLKIL